Proteins encoded within one genomic window of Lusitaniella coriacea LEGE 07157:
- a CDS encoding phosphoadenylyl-sulfate reductase, whose product MTQSTLMQVQAPSIDLEQLNRKLGKAYPKEILTWCKQNLPTGLVQTSAFSVDDLVITDLLYRRLKPALTVPVLFVDTLHHFPETLELVDCARLFYGLDLKVYRSRGVASYATFARKYGEKLWENNLEKFNRLTRQEPLQRGLEELSAIAWITGRKKDPISDKPPIPVFEWDERGRLKINPLANWSRTESWAYVYEHDMLYNPLYDRGYSHIGDEPFTQKVEENLTEPIEVLWESTKKMRGICE is encoded by the coding sequence ATGACCCAATCCACCCTAATGCAGGTTCAAGCTCCTAGCATCGATCTGGAGCAACTTAATCGCAAACTTGGGAAAGCTTACCCGAAAGAAATCCTAACGTGGTGTAAGCAGAATCTGCCCACTGGACTGGTACAAACAAGTGCTTTTAGTGTTGATGACTTGGTTATTACCGATCTCCTTTATCGGAGGTTGAAACCTGCTTTGACTGTTCCCGTCCTCTTTGTGGACACTTTGCACCATTTCCCAGAAACTCTAGAACTGGTGGATTGCGCTCGTCTTTTCTATGGTTTGGATCTCAAGGTGTATCGATCGCGCGGGGTTGCGTCTTATGCAACATTTGCCCGTAAATATGGCGAAAAACTTTGGGAAAATAATTTAGAGAAATTCAATCGCCTCACTCGCCAAGAACCGTTGCAGCGAGGATTGGAAGAATTAAGCGCGATCGCGTGGATTACAGGAAGAAAAAAAGATCCAATTTCAGATAAACCCCCAATCCCCGTATTTGAATGGGACGAACGCGGACGCTTGAAAATTAACCCCCTGGCAAATTGGAGTCGCACGGAAAGTTGGGCATATGTTTACGAACACGATATGCTCTACAATCCCCTCTACGATCGCGGCTACTCTCATATTGGCGACGAACCCTTCACCCAAAAGGTGGAAGAGAACCTCACAGAACCCATCGAAGTGTTATGGGAGAGTACGAAAAAAATGCGCGGCATTTGCGAATAA
- a CDS encoding ATP-dependent Clp protease ATP-binding subunit, translating to MFERFIDTAIKAVMLSQEEARRTGHNLVGTEQLLLGLMAQKTGIAAKILQQQGVTLQDARRVVEESLGRGSGYIPANIPFTPKVQKIFEQAVAESRQLGHNYIGTEHLLLAIARDEETAAVQVLKQLEVDLDRLRNETIRALGEIAATSTPVGTAEPRQPMFGGMPQQQTKLADFSTNLTQLAQEGKIDPVVGREREIERAIQILCRRTKNNPVLVGEPGVGKTAIAAGLAQRIIDGDVPSLMEDKQVVSLDMGLLVAGTRFRGDFEERIKAVVDEVKTAGNIILVIDEIHTLIGAGGINGAMDAANLLKPALARGELQCFGATTLNEYRQHIEKDAALERRFQKIVVGEPSVAETIEILHGLRESYETFHKVQFSDAALEAAAKLSERYISDRFLPDKAIDLIDEAGSREHLRHSAQQKQNSSTEDLTADPWESATETLSPPCVDTDDIAQIVAAWTGIPVNKLTEAESEILLHLEANLHERLIGQNEAVTAVSRAVRRARVGMKDPNRPIASFIFCGPTGVGKTELSKALAAYLFGDAEAMIRLDMSEFMESHTVSKLVGSPPGYIGYDEGGQLTEAVRRNPYRVVLFDEIEKAHPDVFNLLLQLLDDGRLTDSQGRVVDFKNTLIIMTSNLGSKAIEKGGAGLGFALADDATEAQYHRIRDRVGDELKNYFRPEFLNRLDDVIVFRPLLREEVEEIAELMLLEVRDRLQAIRNIDLAVSDSFKAKVVEAGYDPAYGARPLRRAIMSLLEDSLAEAILSGAIAEGNSAWVDVDENGQVQVLPTQQPALALQAVG from the coding sequence ATGTTTGAACGTTTTATTGACACTGCTATCAAAGCCGTTATGTTGTCCCAAGAAGAGGCACGGCGCACGGGTCACAACCTTGTGGGAACCGAGCAACTTCTGTTGGGTTTAATGGCGCAAAAAACTGGAATTGCTGCCAAAATCCTTCAGCAACAAGGCGTGACACTTCAAGATGCTCGTCGGGTTGTTGAGGAGTCTTTGGGACGAGGTTCGGGTTACATTCCCGCCAATATACCCTTTACGCCTAAAGTACAAAAGATTTTTGAGCAAGCGGTTGCTGAGTCGCGACAACTCGGACACAATTATATTGGCACCGAACACCTCCTACTCGCGATCGCGCGGGATGAAGAAACGGCGGCAGTACAAGTGCTAAAACAATTAGAGGTGGACCTCGATCGACTGCGCAACGAAACGATTCGCGCCTTGGGTGAAATCGCAGCAACCTCTACACCAGTTGGCACAGCAGAACCCAGACAACCGATGTTCGGCGGGATGCCGCAACAACAAACCAAACTCGCAGACTTTAGTACCAATCTGACGCAACTGGCGCAGGAAGGAAAAATCGATCCCGTTGTGGGAAGAGAACGAGAAATCGAGCGCGCGATTCAAATTCTCTGTCGCCGTACCAAAAATAATCCCGTCTTAGTGGGAGAACCAGGAGTCGGCAAAACCGCGATCGCGGCAGGACTCGCCCAACGTATCATTGATGGGGACGTTCCCTCTCTCATGGAAGACAAACAAGTAGTCAGTCTCGATATGGGATTGCTTGTTGCGGGGACGCGCTTCAGAGGCGATTTTGAAGAACGCATCAAGGCAGTTGTGGATGAAGTCAAAACCGCAGGAAACATCATCCTCGTTATTGATGAAATCCATACTCTGATTGGCGCAGGGGGAATTAACGGCGCGATGGATGCCGCCAACCTCCTCAAACCCGCACTCGCGCGAGGGGAATTGCAATGTTTCGGTGCAACCACCCTAAACGAATATCGCCAGCATATCGAGAAAGATGCGGCATTGGAACGTCGCTTCCAAAAAATCGTCGTCGGGGAACCCTCTGTGGCAGAAACTATCGAAATTCTGCACGGTTTGCGGGAATCCTACGAAACGTTCCACAAGGTTCAGTTTTCCGATGCCGCTTTGGAAGCGGCTGCAAAACTCTCCGAGCGTTATATTAGCGATCGTTTCCTCCCGGACAAAGCCATCGATCTCATTGATGAAGCGGGTTCGCGGGAACATTTGAGGCACTCCGCGCAACAAAAACAAAATTCCTCAACGGAGGATTTAACCGCAGATCCCTGGGAAAGTGCAACTGAAACCCTCTCTCCCCCTTGCGTCGATACAGATGATATTGCTCAAATTGTTGCTGCTTGGACGGGAATTCCCGTTAACAAATTGACAGAAGCGGAATCGGAAATATTGCTTCACCTAGAAGCCAATTTGCACGAACGCTTAATCGGTCAAAATGAAGCCGTAACTGCTGTCTCTCGTGCCGTTCGCCGCGCGCGAGTGGGAATGAAAGACCCCAACCGTCCCATCGCGAGTTTCATCTTCTGTGGTCCTACAGGGGTGGGTAAAACGGAATTATCAAAAGCTTTAGCCGCATACCTTTTCGGCGACGCAGAGGCGATGATTCGTTTGGATATGTCCGAATTTATGGAATCCCACACGGTTTCTAAGCTAGTGGGTTCGCCTCCGGGATACATTGGCTACGACGAAGGGGGACAACTAACAGAAGCGGTGCGCCGCAACCCCTATCGAGTGGTGTTGTTCGACGAGATTGAAAAAGCGCATCCGGATGTGTTCAATCTTCTGTTGCAACTCTTGGATGATGGTCGCCTCACGGATTCCCAAGGTCGCGTTGTAGACTTCAAAAATACCTTGATTATTATGACCTCCAACCTCGGTTCTAAAGCGATTGAGAAAGGGGGTGCGGGATTAGGGTTTGCCTTGGCGGACGATGCCACAGAAGCGCAATATCATCGTATCCGCGATCGCGTGGGTGACGAACTTAAAAACTATTTCCGTCCCGAATTCCTCAATCGCCTCGACGATGTTATCGTTTTCCGTCCTTTACTCAGAGAGGAAGTGGAGGAGATTGCCGAGTTGATGTTACTGGAAGTGCGCGATCGCCTGCAAGCAATTCGGAACATCGATCTTGCGGTTAGCGACAGTTTCAAAGCCAAAGTGGTGGAAGCAGGATACGATCCCGCCTACGGTGCAAGACCCTTACGCCGTGCCATTATGAGTTTGCTAGAAGATAGTTTAGCCGAGGCTATTTTATCGGGCGCGATCGCGGAAGGCAATTCTGCTTGGGTGGATGTTGACGAGAACGGGCAAGTCCAAGTCCTCCCCACTCAACAACCTGCTTTAGCGCTCCAAGCGGTCGGTTAA
- a CDS encoding two-partner secretion domain-containing protein, whose amino-acid sequence MMTSQTSQNQGSRILGAIASKMRLCEIAGLLSLIPLSSVQAQLLPDNTLGAERSIVTPIDRVRDRIEGGAIRDINLFHSFLEFNIGNNRSVYFANPPGVENILTRVTGVNPSNILGTLGVLGSANLFLINPNGIYFGENARLDVSGSFLATTADSIQLGSQGYFSATDIQGSQLLSVQPSALFSNALRNWTADIHNRGNLSAGGDLTLIAERLDLQGKLFAGGNLTLVGANLTNSPWNLQTNIQQNPSLQGTVQIRDSKSNPFIAAAGETLLLQGNQTLDIFALNHTNSGLFSGGDMVLKSANPVAGDTHYNAGGNFRIEQLDGSLGDLFSPNDPVIRASGDVSFTSYTGTSLHIFAGGSVNAGSITVTGADTIGNSINPTSTPNLANVRLSDNATTVNINGNAQPTLDIRAGTTALGTPGLTPPIPPGFNPPTPVIGTTATRADINIGTITNRGGIVLLTNQYEPNTLNGNITVGSINTSGFLSGSVSVDSRGELTLNNGVNTSGLFGNGGDVTLLSGETMTLNNGVDTSGLFGNGGDITLLSGGNLTLNDSVVASSLFGNGGDVTFVSRGNLALNPGSDIFSVGELGGNITLRSDRAIFGTNSPIVSASTAAVPGMKGGDIQLIAQSLDFQDGAVIASATLGAAQSGNIFITVSDTASIINNSGANDTGIATTTAGTGDSGSITLNARRLIIRSTFPPSDVVTGIATSSLVGSTGNTGNITLNISESIDVTGNEPGQFNPKATTIDEARRNALEIFNLSTGITTATTGEGNAGMLRVNAGQLSVRNGAGVTAGVSTTATGNGGGVQVNIAGTVELQGKVALGGTTISSGNAGEVVVNARNITLRDGAVISSDTLGAGDAANLTVNATQLSIFGGSRIGAATGDRGNGATVRVTASDFIEIVGTSATDSSLSSGLFTNTIARGNAGNLEISASRVTVREGGAIAASTTGTGQAGILNLNATESVEVIGTSGDGRTPSRLFFDSAGSGDAGQLNVSTRSLLARDSAQVSAATSGTGQGGILTLNATESVEVSDGAGLFFDSRGAGNARGIRINTGRLQVQNQGQVTVSGTGTGISGSLEIFANSIFLNNQGRLRATTTASDGGNIRLQVAESIVLRNNSEISAEAFGNANGGNIDMAVGGFVLAVLRENSDVVASAVSGRGGNIQATAEAILGFREFQGQRTPESDFTATSQLGAPGGVDVQQPPQRFPRIAPDLLNVDALSQDVCSLAATQQSSFTRVGRGGLSPNPADTYQPFQGVVNWAEFNRELTHENSEIAPVVLRSREEINGSPQPQEIRPARGWMRSPDGTVLLTANVPTVRNESLKVTNCQEFNEDFSSSLNSGRGGVRKQNSLL is encoded by the coding sequence ATGATGACTAGTCAGACAAGTCAAAATCAGGGGAGTCGAATCCTCGGCGCGATCGCATCAAAGATGCGGCTCTGCGAGATCGCGGGACTCCTTTCTTTAATCCCTCTATCCAGCGTCCAGGCGCAGCTTTTGCCCGATAATACATTAGGCGCAGAAAGGTCTATTGTTACGCCAATTGATAGGGTGCGCGATCGTATTGAAGGCGGCGCAATTCGAGACATTAACCTCTTCCACAGCTTCCTAGAATTCAACATCGGCAATAACAGGAGCGTTTATTTCGCCAACCCCCCAGGAGTTGAAAATATCCTCACCCGCGTCACCGGAGTCAACCCCTCCAACATTCTCGGCACATTAGGCGTACTCGGCAGTGCAAACTTATTCTTAATCAACCCCAACGGCATTTATTTCGGTGAAAACGCTAGATTGGATGTGAGCGGTTCCTTCCTCGCCACCACTGCTGACAGCATCCAACTGGGAAGCCAAGGCTATTTTAGCGCCACAGATATCCAAGGTTCTCAACTCCTCTCCGTCCAACCCAGTGCCTTATTCTCCAACGCCTTACGCAACTGGACGGCAGACATCCACAATCGCGGTAACCTCAGTGCAGGCGGGGACTTAACCCTAATTGCAGAGCGTTTGGATTTGCAAGGTAAACTTTTTGCTGGAGGGAATTTAACCTTAGTGGGAGCAAACTTAACCAATTCCCCCTGGAACCTGCAAACCAATATCCAACAAAACCCATCATTACAGGGAACGGTTCAGATTCGAGACAGCAAAAGCAACCCCTTCATCGCCGCAGCAGGAGAAACTCTACTCCTCCAAGGCAATCAAACCCTCGATATTTTTGCCCTCAACCACACCAATAGCGGCTTATTCTCTGGCGGGGATATGGTTTTAAAAAGTGCCAATCCGGTTGCAGGCGACACGCATTACAACGCAGGGGGAAACTTTCGCATCGAACAATTAGATGGGAGTTTAGGGGATTTATTCAGTCCCAACGATCCCGTCATCCGCGCTAGTGGAGATGTCAGCTTTACCTCTTATACGGGTACATCGCTGCATATTTTTGCAGGAGGAAGCGTCAACGCGGGTTCTATTACTGTCACGGGTGCAGACACAATAGGGAACAGTATTAATCCCACCAGTACGCCGAATTTAGCTAATGTTAGGCTTTCTGATAATGCCACAACCGTTAATATCAATGGCAACGCGCAGCCAACCCTAGATATTCGAGCAGGAACCACCGCTTTGGGAACGCCGGGATTAACTCCTCCAATTCCACCCGGTTTTAATCCCCCAACGCCAGTCATCGGGACAACAGCAACCCGTGCAGACATCAACATTGGCACGATTACCAACCGAGGAGGCATTGTACTGTTAACGAATCAATACGAACCGAATACGCTGAACGGCAACATTACTGTGGGTTCGATTAATACGAGTGGATTTTTAAGCGGTTCGGTATCCGTTGACTCCAGAGGAGAATTGACGCTCAACAATGGTGTTAATACTTCTGGCTTATTTGGCAACGGCGGTGATGTAACGCTCCTTTCCGGTGAGACTATGACGCTCAACAATGGCGTGGATACTTCTGGCTTATTTGGCAACGGCGGCGATATAACGCTCCTTTCAGGGGGCAATTTGACGCTGAATGATAGCGTGGTTGCTTCTAGCTTATTTGGCAATGGCGGCGATGTAACGTTTGTTTCTCGTGGCAATCTAGCCCTTAATCCAGGTTCAGACATCTTTTCTGTGGGTGAATTAGGAGGAAATATTACCTTAAGAAGCGATCGCGCGATCTTTGGAACCAATAGTCCCATTGTTAGTGCGAGTACTGCCGCAGTCCCTGGCATGAAAGGCGGAGATATTCAATTAATCGCCCAATCTCTCGATTTTCAAGATGGTGCTGTAATTGCAAGTGCGACCCTTGGTGCAGCGCAAAGTGGCAACATCTTTATTACTGTTTCGGATACGGCAAGCATTATCAACAATAGCGGAGCCAACGATACAGGGATAGCCACTACAACAGCAGGTACGGGCGATTCCGGAAGTATAACTCTTAACGCGCGGCGGTTGATTATTCGCAGCACGTTTCCTCCAAGTGACGTAGTGACGGGTATTGCAACGAGTAGTTTGGTGGGGAGTACGGGGAATACGGGAAATATTACTCTCAATATTTCTGAATCGATCGACGTTACGGGCAACGAACCCGGACAGTTTAACCCGAAAGCCACAACTATTGACGAAGCAAGAAGAAATGCACTAGAAATTTTCAACCTTTCTACAGGAATAACCACAGCAACTACTGGAGAGGGAAATGCGGGAATGTTAAGGGTCAATGCAGGACAATTATCGGTTCGCAATGGTGCTGGTGTAACAGCAGGAGTCAGTACCACGGCAACGGGGAACGGAGGAGGGGTTCAGGTTAATATTGCTGGAACGGTTGAATTGCAAGGAAAGGTTGCTTTAGGAGGAACAACTATCAGCTCTGGCAATGCGGGGGAGGTAGTGGTAAATGCTCGCAATATTACGTTGCGAGATGGAGCCGTAATTAGTTCAGATACCCTCGGTGCGGGGGATGCGGCAAACTTGACAGTGAATGCAACGCAACTCAGCATTTTTGGGGGTTCGCGGATTGGTGCGGCGACGGGAGATCGCGGCAATGGGGCAACGGTTCGCGTGACTGCCTCGGATTTCATTGAAATTGTAGGAACTTCCGCGACGGATAGTTCTCTTTCGAGCGGTTTGTTTACCAATACGATCGCGCGGGGCAATGCAGGAAACTTGGAAATTAGCGCTTCACGGGTTACAGTCCGAGAAGGGGGCGCGATCGCGGCATCAACAACCGGAACGGGACAAGCGGGAATTTTGAACCTCAACGCCACCGAATCCGTGGAAGTTATCGGCACTTCTGGAGATGGCAGAACGCCCAGTCGCCTCTTTTTCGACTCTGCGGGGTCTGGAGATGCGGGACAGTTGAATGTTAGCACTAGAAGTTTGCTCGCGCGCGATAGCGCACAAGTCTCCGCCGCCACCTCTGGAACCGGACAGGGAGGAATCCTAACCCTCAATGCCACCGAATCCGTTGAAGTAAGCGATGGTGCCGGACTCTTCTTCGACAGTCGCGGTGCAGGAAACGCGCGGGGCATTCGCATCAACACCGGACGCTTGCAAGTTCAAAACCAAGGACAAGTTACCGTTAGCGGCACGGGAACGGGCATTTCCGGCAGTTTAGAAATTTTTGCCAACTCCATCTTTCTCAACAACCAAGGTCGCCTCAGAGCCACCACAACCGCCAGCGATGGGGGCAATATCCGCCTTCAGGTTGCCGAATCAATTGTTCTGCGTAACAACAGCGAAATTAGTGCAGAAGCCTTTGGCAACGCCAATGGGGGGAATATCGATATGGCAGTTGGGGGATTCGTTCTCGCGGTTCTACGGGAAAATAGCGATGTCGTCGCCAGTGCCGTTTCCGGACGCGGGGGAAATATTCAAGCCACCGCAGAGGCGATTCTCGGTTTCCGCGAATTCCAAGGTCAGCGCACCCCCGAAAGCGATTTCACCGCCACCTCGCAATTGGGAGCGCCAGGAGGCGTGGACGTACAACAACCCCCACAGCGATTTCCTCGCATTGCGCCCGATCTCTTGAATGTGGACGCATTATCTCAGGATGTGTGTTCTCTCGCCGCCACCCAACAAAGTTCCTTTACAAGGGTTGGACGCGGTGGATTGTCTCCTAATCCCGCAGACACTTATCAACCGTTTCAGGGAGTCGTAAATTGGGCGGAATTTAATCGGGAATTGACGCACGAAAATTCAGAAATTGCCCCGGTGGTTTTACGATCGCGCGAGGAAATTAACGGCAGCCCGCAACCGCAAGAAATTCGTCCCGCACGAGGATGGATGCGTTCGCCCGATGGAACGGTTTTATTAACAGCTAATGTTCCAACGGTGAGGAATGAGAGTTTGAAAGTTACTAATTGTCAGGAGTTTAATGAGGATTTTTCATCCTCTCTCAATTCTGGGCGAGGGGGAGTAAGAAAGCAGAACAGTCTCCTCTAA
- a CDS encoding DUF3747 domain-containing protein, translating into MKFALPLRLVGLATVAVTSLAPLNAARAASIFDTQEVTQSSFIAVASPFNRGYTLIVMEQLPGKRTCWAEGGTNPVVIDNLWDTFDFSGHCKRNRDSNGYSIRIGDEDYGLQYLLNIVERNGDLLLVGTPRVGVQGSEILIGRTQGISPGTLKFVLEPGWRFTKRVYQGKVLGHVYFTQGNVGTPPPDNGGGGGTPTPSGFRDIGNDIYKTQIEEAVKLGFIAGFPENNTFRPLNPLTREQLVSMAFEALRRIPGVNVPAPTAPAASPFPDVPASRWSAAKIKWARDNDIVKGYLDGTFKPTQNVTRAELIAVMKKAAQYGKTLRGLSPNLAAKQNPVTFSDMSGHWADNLVSEMSAYCGVSSPLNERGTRFNPNTASQRNYAATATLRMLNCVKSEQQ; encoded by the coding sequence ATGAAGTTTGCACTACCCCTGAGATTGGTTGGATTAGCCACTGTTGCCGTCACCAGTTTAGCCCCCTTGAATGCCGCGCGAGCTGCATCAATTTTCGACACCCAAGAAGTCACCCAAAGCAGTTTTATTGCAGTCGCTTCCCCTTTCAATCGAGGCTACACTCTGATTGTGATGGAGCAACTTCCCGGCAAGCGCACTTGTTGGGCTGAAGGCGGCACAAATCCAGTCGTCATCGATAACCTGTGGGACACTTTTGACTTCTCCGGACATTGCAAGCGCAACCGAGACAGCAACGGCTATTCGATTCGCATCGGCGACGAAGACTACGGCTTGCAATATTTACTCAATATTGTCGAGCGTAATGGCGATCTCTTACTCGTTGGAACCCCTCGCGTTGGCGTACAAGGTTCCGAAATTTTGATTGGCAGAACTCAAGGAATTTCTCCCGGAACTCTAAAATTCGTTCTCGAACCGGGTTGGCGCTTCACTAAGCGCGTTTACCAAGGCAAAGTTCTCGGTCACGTCTACTTTACCCAAGGTAATGTCGGAACGCCTCCACCCGATAATGGAGGAGGTGGCGGAACGCCAACACCTTCTGGATTCCGCGATATCGGCAATGACATTTACAAAACACAAATTGAAGAAGCGGTGAAATTGGGATTCATTGCGGGTTTCCCGGAAAATAATACTTTCCGTCCCCTCAACCCTTTAACTCGCGAACAATTGGTTTCAATGGCGTTTGAAGCCCTGCGGCGCATTCCTGGGGTCAATGTTCCAGCGCCAACTGCCCCCGCAGCATCTCCCTTCCCCGACGTTCCGGCATCTCGCTGGAGTGCGGCGAAGATCAAATGGGCGCGGGACAATGACATTGTTAAGGGCTATTTGGACGGAACCTTTAAACCCACTCAAAATGTTACCAGGGCAGAATTAATTGCCGTGATGAAAAAAGCCGCGCAGTATGGCAAAACCCTGCGGGGATTGTCTCCGAATTTGGCGGCAAAACAAAATCCCGTAACGTTCTCCGATATGAGCGGTCATTGGGCGGATAATTTGGTGAGCGAAATGTCTGCTTACTGCGGCGTGTCTTCTCCCCTCAATGAAAGGGGGACGCGCTTTAATCCCAATACTGCTTCTCAGCGCAACTATGCAGCAACTGCGACGTTGCGAATGCTCAACTGCGTTAAGTCTGAGCAACAGTAG
- a CDS encoding tetratricopeptide repeat protein has translation MDVNNCEFLHQQGEQLARSGDYEAALKHYNQSLEIDPSDYLAWIRRGCILTHLDRYQEALESFETALSICPQDRTAWVFRGVTLHHLGDYDRAYSSYARSEGKERSAIASKLTQVVHRFLDAAMSEY, from the coding sequence GTGGACGTTAACAATTGCGAATTTTTACATCAGCAAGGCGAACAACTTGCCCGTTCGGGGGATTACGAAGCTGCCCTCAAGCATTACAATCAATCCTTAGAAATCGATCCGAGTGACTATTTAGCTTGGATTCGACGGGGCTGTATTTTAACCCATCTCGATCGCTACCAGGAAGCCCTAGAAAGTTTTGAAACGGCGTTGAGTATTTGTCCCCAAGATCGCACCGCTTGGGTCTTTCGCGGGGTTACACTGCATCATTTAGGAGATTACGATCGCGCCTATTCCAGTTACGCGCGATCTGAGGGGAAAGAACGCAGCGCGATCGCGAGCAAGTTAACGCAGGTGGTTCACCGCTTCCTCGATGCGGCAATGTCCGAATATTAA
- the ilvN gene encoding acetolactate synthase small subunit, translated as MKHTISVLVEDEAGVLTRIAGLFARRGFNIESLAVGPAEKGGISRITMVVPGDERSIEQLTKQLYKLINVLKVNDLTTTPCVERELMLIKVSATASNRAEAIELAQVFRARVVDISEETITLEIVGDPGKLVAIEQMLGKFGIREIARTGKIALSRESGVNTEYLKSLEVKV; from the coding sequence ATGAAACATACAATTTCTGTTTTAGTTGAAGATGAAGCAGGCGTTTTAACGCGCATTGCTGGGTTATTTGCCCGCCGAGGTTTCAATATTGAAAGTTTAGCCGTGGGACCGGCTGAAAAGGGAGGAATTTCCCGCATTACGATGGTTGTTCCCGGCGACGAGCGCAGCATCGAACAATTGACCAAACAACTCTACAAATTGATCAACGTTCTTAAAGTAAACGACTTGACAACAACTCCCTGTGTCGAGCGAGAATTAATGTTGATCAAAGTGAGCGCAACAGCCTCGAATCGCGCAGAAGCCATCGAACTGGCTCAAGTTTTTCGCGCTCGCGTCGTCGATATTTCCGAAGAAACCATTACCTTAGAAATCGTTGGGGATCCGGGAAAATTGGTGGCAATCGAGCAAATGTTGGGGAAATTCGGCATCCGAGAAATTGCGCGAACGGGAAAAATTGCCCTTTCTCGCGAGTCTGGGGTGAATACCGAATATCTCAAGTCTCTCGAAGTCAAAGTTTAA
- the sbcD gene encoding exonuclease subunit SbcD: MLKVLHLSDIHMGSSFTHGKVNPETGLNTRLEDFVRTLGQCIDRAIAEPVDLVLFGGDAFPDATPPPFVQESFAKQFRRLADANIPTVLLVGNHDQHSQGTGGASLSIYRTLAVPGFIVGDTIATHRIRTPNGDIQVLTLPWLTRSTLLTRPDTEGCSLAEVNHLLIERLQPVLEAEIRRLDPDCPAILLAHLMADRANFGAERFLAVGKGFTIPISCLIRPEFDYVALGHVHKHQNLNPDNNPPIIYPGSIERVDFSEEKEDKGYIWLEIAKGEVNWTFCSLPVRSFCTINVDAFEEDDPQEAILRAIARKPIQDAVVRLIYKVRSNALERIDTAQLHEALKEAHTYTIRPEIVTKIARSRLPELGAGNHLDPLEALQAYLKNREDLQDISAEMVEAARELAGSEL, from the coding sequence ATGCTCAAAGTCCTTCATCTCTCAGACATTCACATGGGAAGTAGCTTTACCCACGGAAAGGTCAATCCCGAAACTGGTTTAAACACTCGATTAGAAGACTTTGTGCGCACGTTGGGGCAATGTATCGATCGCGCGATCGCAGAACCCGTAGACTTAGTACTCTTTGGGGGAGATGCCTTCCCCGATGCCACCCCACCCCCCTTCGTTCAAGAATCTTTTGCCAAACAATTTCGCCGTTTAGCCGATGCAAACATTCCAACAGTTCTGCTTGTCGGCAACCACGATCAACATTCTCAAGGTACTGGAGGTGCGAGTTTATCCATTTATCGCACTCTGGCAGTTCCGGGATTTATCGTTGGAGATACCATTGCCACCCATCGCATCCGCACCCCAAATGGGGATATTCAAGTCCTGACGCTGCCGTGGTTAACCCGTTCGACACTTCTGACGCGCCCGGATACAGAAGGCTGTTCCCTCGCAGAAGTCAATCACCTCCTCATCGAACGCCTCCAACCCGTTCTTGAAGCTGAAATCCGACGATTGGATCCCGACTGTCCGGCAATTCTTCTCGCGCATCTGATGGCAGATCGCGCAAACTTTGGCGCAGAGCGGTTTTTAGCGGTGGGTAAGGGGTTTACCATTCCCATTTCTTGCTTGATCCGTCCGGAATTTGATTATGTTGCCCTCGGACACGTTCATAAACATCAGAATCTCAATCCAGACAACAATCCGCCGATTATTTACCCCGGTAGTATCGAGCGGGTTGATTTCAGCGAGGAAAAAGAAGATAAGGGGTATATTTGGCTAGAAATTGCCAAAGGAGAGGTTAATTGGACGTTTTGTTCCCTTCCGGTTCGATCCTTCTGTACGATTAATGTGGATGCGTTTGAGGAAGACGATCCCCAAGAAGCAATTTTACGCGCGATCGCGCGCAAGCCCATTCAAGATGCCGTGGTGCGCTTAATCTATAAAGTACGCTCCAATGCCCTAGAACGAATTGACACGGCTCAATTGCACGAAGCCCTAAAAGAAGCCCATACCTACACCATTCGTCCCGAAATCGTTACAAAGATCGCGCGATCGCGCTTACCGGAATTAGGCGCGGGAAATCACCTCGATCCCCTAGAAGCACTGCAAGCCTACTTGAAAAATCGGGAGGATTTGCAAGATATTTCAGCAGAAATGGTTGAAGCCGCTCGCGAATTGGCAGGAAGCGAATTATAG